The following is a genomic window from Candidatus Omnitrophota bacterium.
ATGGAAAGAGACATCAAGGCGAGTTATTCTCAGCGGCTGCGGTCGTTAAGAAAGCAATACGGCTACACCCAGCAGGAGCTTGCCGAGAAGGCAGACATAGAATATAAGCACATCCAGCGCCTGGAAAGCAAGAGGCCCTGCGACGTAAAACTCTCCACGCTGGAAAAGATAGCCAGGGCATTCAATATCTCCCTTCCTGAATTACTGGATTTTTAACCGCCCCCGCCCCTTCAGAGCATTCCCTTATCCGCGAAACTGAAATAAGCGTCCTTACCTATTATTATGTGGTCAAGCACCATGATCTGAAGCGCGGCGCCTGATTGCGCCAACCCCGACGTAAACTTCTTGTCTTCGCTGCTGGGATTGACATGGCCTGAGGGGTGGTTATGCACGCAGATGATCGCCGCCGCGTAATGCTGCAGCGCCTTATGAAAAACCTCCCTTATCAGGGGCCGCACGTTATTCACGGTGCCTTCCGCTATCTCCACAATGTCGGTTATACGGCTCTGCGAATTAAGGAATACGGCCTTGACCACCTCTTTTTTCAGGCTTCCCATGCGCGGCGTTAAAATATCCGCTATGTCTTTTGAAGACCTGATCTTAAGGCTGCTTCTGTCCGCCCCCTGCTCCTTAAACCTTCTGCCTATTTCGATCGCGGCTTTGATCCGCGCGATTTTGGCGGCACCCAGCCCTTTAAATTCCTTCCAGCGGGAAAAATCAACGTCGGCCATATCGCGGAATACGCCGAATTGCTTCAGGATCGCTCTTGCCAGGTCTATCGCGCTCTTCCCCTTCACCCCTGAGCCCAAAATGACGGCCAAAAGCTCTGTGTCGGTCAGTTTGTGTTCGCCGTAGCGCAAAAGCCGTTCCCGCGGCCGGTCGTCCTCAGGCCACGAGTTAATCCCCTGTTCAGCCATTTTTACCCTCTACTATATAGACGTAAAAAGCGGCGTTTTACTTGCAAAAAAGTTTAAGAAAAATAGGCGTGGGGAATCCCTGATAGACAGGAGTTAAATATGAGGAGGGCTGATATCAGCAGCTCGCATGTCGCGGCTACGATGCCACAGAGGGCGGGGATCATAAAACTGAAGGCAAGAAGCAGGAATCCCGAGGCAACAACGATACTCA
Proteins encoded in this region:
- a CDS encoding helix-turn-helix transcriptional regulator — protein: MERDIKASYSQRLRSLRKQYGYTQQELAEKADIEYKHIQRLESKRPCDVKLSTLEKIARAFNISLPELLDF
- the radC gene encoding DNA repair protein RadC — encoded protein: MAEQGINSWPEDDRPRERLLRYGEHKLTDTELLAVILGSGVKGKSAIDLARAILKQFGVFRDMADVDFSRWKEFKGLGAAKIARIKAAIEIGRRFKEQGADRSSLKIRSSKDIADILTPRMGSLKKEVVKAVFLNSQSRITDIVEIAEGTVNNVRPLIREVFHKALQHYAAAIICVHNHPSGHVNPSSEDKKFTSGLAQSGAALQIMVLDHIIIGKDAYFSFADKGML